A region from the Mustela erminea isolate mMusErm1 chromosome 2, mMusErm1.Pri, whole genome shotgun sequence genome encodes:
- the PLAC8 gene encoding placenta-specific gene 8 protein — MQAQAPVVIVTQPGCSPMPQTSNWQTGMCDCFSDCGVCLCGTFCFTCLACQVAADMNECCLCGTSVAMRTLYRTRYGIPGSICDDYLVTLFCPQCSLCQIKRDINRRRAMRTF, encoded by the exons ATGCAAGCCCAGGCCCCGGTGGTCATTGTGACTCAGCCTGGATGTAGTCCCATGCCCCAAACCTCGAACTGGCAGACGGGCATGTGCGACTGCTTCAGCGACTGCGGAGTCT GTCTCTGTGGCACATTTTGCTTCACGTGCCTCGCGTGTCAAGTTGCAGCGGACATGAACGAATGCTGTCTGTGCGGGACGTCCGTCGCAATGAGGACCCTCTACCGGACCCGATATGGCATCCCT GGGTCCATTTGTGACGACTATCTGGTGACGCTCTTCTGTCCCCAGTGTTCTCTCTGCCAAATCAAGAGAGACATCAACAGAAGGCGAGCCATGCGCACTTTCTAG